From a single Balearica regulorum gibbericeps isolate bBalReg1 chromosome 11, bBalReg1.pri, whole genome shotgun sequence genomic region:
- the RAB9B gene encoding ras-related protein Rab-9B, translating into MSGKSLLLKVILLGDGGVGKSSLMNRYVTNKFDSQAFHTIGVEFLNRDLEVDGRFVTLQIWDTAGQERFKSLRTPFYRGADCCLLTFSVDDRQSFENLSNWQKEFVYYADVKDPEHFPFVVLGNKIDKLERQVSTEEAQAWCMENGNYPYLETSAKDDTNVAVAFEEAVRQVLAVEEQLEHCMLGHTIDLHSSSKSGSSCC; encoded by the coding sequence ATGAGTGGGAAGTCCTTGCTCTTGAAGGTCATTCTCCTTGGGGATGGTGGAGTTGGGAAAAGTTCCCTCATGAACCGGTACGTCACCAACAAGTTTGACTCGCAGGCTTTCCACACAATTGGTGTGGAGTTTTTAAACCGGGACCTGGAGGTGGATGGACGTTTTGTGACCCTCCAGATTTGGGACACGGCAGGACAGGAGAGATTCAAGAGCCTGCGAACCCCCTTTTACAGGGGAGCAGACTGCTGCCTGCTGACCTTCAGTGTGGATGACCGGCAGAGCTTTGAGAACCTCAGTAACTGGCAGAAGGAGTTTGTCTATTATGCTGATGTGAAAGACCCTGAACACTTCCCATTTGTAGTCCTGGGCAACAAGATAGACAAACTTGAGAGACAAGTGAGCACAGAGGAGGCCCAGGCCTGGTGCATGGAAAATGGTAACTATCCATACCTGGAGACTAGTGCCAAGGATGACACCAATGTGGCAGTGGCCTTTGAGGAGGCTGTGCGACAGGTACTGGCAGTGGAGGAGCAGCTAGAGCACTGCATGCTGGGCCACACCATTGACCTGCACTCAAGCTCCAAATCAGGGTCTTCCTGTTGTTAA